The Peromyscus eremicus chromosome 2, PerEre_H2_v1, whole genome shotgun sequence genome includes the window GCCAGCTAGCAGTGGAGTGATTGGCCCATAAAGACTGTTTTTGTGGTGCCCATGAAGCTCGGGATGTGGATACacgtttcttcttcttttccttgccAGCTGCCTTGATTGAAAGTTTGAACGGTGACGCAGAGTCAGTCAGTGATGTCCCACCACCTGCAGGAAATGCAGCATCTTTATCTCTTCCGCTCGTACTGCAGCCTGGCATCTCTGAGCCAGCCCAGCCTTTGCTCCCAGCCTCAGCTCCGTCCGCTCCTCCACCTGCTCCCTCCCTAGGACCTGGCTCCCAGGCAGCTGCATTTGGCAGTCCCCCTGCTCTCTTACAACCTCCAGAAGTGCCTGTTCCCCACAGCACACAGTTTGCTGCTAATCATCAAGAGTTTCTGCCGCACCCCCAGGCGCCACCCCAGACCATCGTACCAGGACTTTCTGTTGTTGCTGGGGctcctgcagcagcagcagtggcatCGGGCGTGGCAGCACCAGCCCCACCACAAAGTACTACTGAGCCCCTGCCTGCTATGGTCCAAACTCTGCCCCTGGGTGCCAACTCTGTCCTAACTAATAATCCCACCATAACCATCACCCCAACTCCCAACACGGCCATCCTGCAGTCCAGCCTAGTCATGGGAGAGCAGAACTTACAGTGGTTATTGAATGGTGCCACCAGTTCACCACAAAACCAAGAACAAATTGTAAGTATTACTCAGAACCACACTCAGTGGGGTGCAGTGTCTACAGAGGACATGGTCCTTCCctcctgcctttcttttttctagtAGTAATGGGGATTGAACCTTCACacgtgctagacaagtgctctccCACAAAGTGCATCCCCAGCCTTCGGTCTGTTATTTCAAAGGGAAAACGGCTAGCTTGTCTACCTTGAAACATGAATCCATGTAGCTATTTCTCCCAGGAAAGTGTTGCAGATCCAGGGGAGTGGATTGATATCTAAGTTAAAGATGAAGACAAACAACTTAGTTTACTTGGTGAAGACACCTGAACAAACATTCCTTCTAAAGCTAATCACATCATCTAGTGCCACACAGACACTCCCAGCCTGTGGCCTATGGGCTGCGTGTGCCCCAGGATGGCAGTGATTTGGCTCAGCATTGGCAGACCACATCATCAACTTGTGTGTAACATCCAAAGGTTGGACTCTGGTGTGCAGGAGAGCCGTCAACAGACCCCAGAGGCCcaggagtgtgtcagggaagCAGATCTGttcactttcttcctttctttttgcagTGCAAGGGGTcagccccattgccatacacatgctgGGCTAGTAGTCCACCACTGAGCACACCCCAGGCCAGAGGACTTTTCTAAGAATGCATTTGGTCTTGACTCTGGAAACCACTTGGCTGCCATGTCAGTGTATTTTGAGAGCCTAGTATTTGCCAGATTCTATGCTGGAggatacagaaaaatgaaaagcatgATTTATTTTAAGATGTACATTCAAGGAAAGAgactaaaatattaatattaccAGTGGGCAAAGAGCCCGATATTACCAGCAGTGAAGCAAAACAAAGTAAAGAAGCCCTTTCGTTGAGCTCTTACATGAATGGGGTGACTGTGCACTCTTTTAGGATGTTTGCTTATTGTTGAGAGggggcacatgtgtgccatggcgtgtgtgtggaagtcagaggccaaTTTGTGGGAGACATTTCTTGGTGGCAGGTGTCTCTACCTACTaagtttttttgtattttttgtttgtttgtgtgtttagatagggtctctatagccctggttgtccagaaactcattctgtagaccaggttggcctcgaactcacagagatccacctgcctctgcctcccatgtgctggactaaaggcgtgcaccaccacgccagGCTCCactatcttgccagcccctcttttagttttttgttttcttccagttttatttttttaattttttatgtatgaatgtgttgtctgtatgtctgtccacCACATGCtagcctggtgccctcagaagccataATAGAGTGACTGGTCCATCCAAGGCAAAGTGGAGACTTGAAAACAGGCAGCCTGTGCCCAGAGCTGTGCTACCACTTGAGCTCCCACACTCAGAGGCTTGCACCGGCACACTCAGAGGCTTGCACCGGCACACTCACAGGCTTGCACCGGCACACTCACAGGCTTGCACCGGCACACTCACAGGCTTGCACCGGCACACTCACAGGCTTGCACCGGCACACTCACAGGCTTGCACCGGCACACTCACAGGCTTGCACCGGCACACTCACAGGCTTGCACCGGCACACTCACAGGCTTGCACCGGCACACTCACAGGCTTGCACCGGCACACTCACAGGCTTGCACCGGCACACACTCACAGACTTGCACTGGCACACTCAGAGGTTTGCACCAGCACACAGATCAAGTGGGCCTTGAGCCGTGGCTAGGGACTGGGTGGAAAGTAGCAGGGACTACAGAGGGAGATTTGTGCATGGGTTTAAACAAACTGGAAAGATAGTGTAGAAATGGCCTGGCAGCCATCTGTGAGTGAGATGTCAGAGTCCTTGGAATGGCCTTTGCAGTATTCTCTTCCAGTCTGCCTGCTTAGAGTCTGTTGTTTCCTGAGTCTGCCCATGCGGAGCTGTTAAAACAAATGCCATTCTTTTCCCTGTGAATCATTTACATAGATTTACATGTGGTCTCTTACCTGTAATCCCTTTGCTCAGGTGTATGGGCTAGAGAactaagtttaaggccagcctgggctataaagccAAATCctgtatctacacacacacacacacacacacacacacactcaccataaaaagtaaagaaaaaaaaaaggggtggtGGGGGAAGACCGGACACTCCTGtctcccatcttttctttttatccccTATGTCGGAGACTCAACCTatgcaagtgctctactgctgaacTCATTCCTCAGCCTTCTATCATTTCGTTTTATAGTTCTATCTATATCTTAGCCAGAAATCAAAATTCTTCCCAGACTCATATTGAAgcacatttttgtgtgttttaaattaggatttaaaaaaaagaaagcccctTTAAGATAAGAACAGTTTTTGTGCTcttatgtgtgtggatattttgcctgcatgtatgtctgtgcaccacatgtgtgcagtgccagtggaggccagaagagggcgctgggtTCCCTGGAACCAGAGATAGAGACTGCCAGGTAGATGCCACTTTGTGCTactatgtagatgctgggaattgaactctggtcctctggaagagcaactttcaaatgctgagccatctctcctacccCCAGAAACCCTTTAATGTAATAGTAAGTAAAGTGAGATTCTAGTACACGTggtgtgtcgtcccccccccccaccccccccccccccgagacagggtttctctgtgtagctttgcgcctgtcctggatctcgctcagtagaccaggctggcctcgaactcacagagatccgcctggctctgcctcccgagtgctgggattaaaggcgtgcgccaccgccgcccggctctaGTAcaggttttttgcttgtttttgtttttgagccgAGGGTATCTTACATTaggtctggtctcaaactcactatgcagccaaggctggccttgaactcctgaccttctaGCCTGAGTGCTGTGTGCCTCTGCACAATGTATGGTCTTCATAGGAACAATACGAAGGCTGATGTGTCCCCCACTGTGTTCTCATGTACCACCTCATTCATCTTGAGAGGCCTGTGGGCGGCCCTTCAGTTATCATCTCGGCCTTaataggaaactgaggctctagTGACTGAAGTCACTTGGCTAAAGTCTCAGcatgagaggtggaggcaggtggatcacaagttcatggctagcctgggctacatagttagagCTTGTttcataggacaaaaacaaatgaaaaagtccATTCACTTGCCTGACAGGTGACAGAACCTGGACGTGAATCTGGTGTAGCCAAATCCAAGACCCAGGGTGGGACTCTCCTGAGCCCTCGGAATACTGCATGCTCAGGATAGATAGCCTTAGCCTGTCCTGGGTGCTCAGTCTAGACCCTGAGGGGTAAAAAGGAACTTTGCAGCTCTCACAGAGAATTGGGATGGACAAAGCTAGCCCAGGACTCCCTCTAAGAAGGCCGTCACTTGAGAAAAGCATCCTCGGAGGGGTCTTTGGACAAATACAATCCACTGGACCAGGCAGCTGGGAGACAGCCAAGTAATGGGGACAAAGCTAGCTATAATGTCAGCATGGAATGTCAAACAGTGCAATGACCTCATATCAGCTCACAAACAAAACACCCTTCAGTACAGAAATGCCCGAACACTGAGGGTTTTCTACTTCTTGGGTGACCACGACAACTGGGGAGGCTGTGGAGCCTTGGAGGGCTGCCACATTAGAGTGGCCGTCAGTGTGACTCTGCTGTGTTGTGTTTCCCTTAGCAGCAAGCATCGAAAGTCGAGCAGGTGTATTTCACCACTGCAGTACCAGTAGCCAGTAGCACAGGTATGTAATTCCATGTTAGCTTTCAAAGAAAGTCCTCCGGGCTCTCTGTCCTTGCTTCAGGTTTTAGgtgtttttaaaatcatgagACCGCCTCAGTGAAGTTGACATGCCCTTGTTTACTGAGGAGGCTGTGTTctcatggagaccagaagctggtgtgctgctgctgctgatgatgatgaaaaGGAGGCCCCATTCTTTACCTGTCTAAGTGCTTTCCCTGTGACAGAGCTTGGGAACAGAACCAGGGGAGACCAGGTTAAATCACAGTTAATGCTAAAGAGGGCAGTTGTTAATTCACGGGGCTCTTTTCTAATTACagtaagcagcagcagcagcagcagcatctgggTCAGAGACTCGAGCAGAGCTGAAAGGTCCTTTCATtggagtgctgttttctttttcttttttcttcttttgctggTATTGAGGCTTGAACCCAAAAGCTCATGCATGCTAGTCAAACTTCCTACCGCTGAGCTATATCCCCTAGCCAGACCTTTCAtttgaaactttttctttttatgtattgaACCCAGAACTAGGCATGGGGGTGCATGCCTGTGCTGCCAGCACTGTGCAGTAAGGCAGGAGGAGTGAGAGAATTGAGCTCCAGGTTAACCTGGGCTCTGTAGTGACTTCTAGGCCAGGCTGGTAAAAATCCTGCAGTGGCAGGCTGACTGCAATCATTAAGTGGGTGAAATAAAGGCAAATGGAAGGAGAGATAAAAACTGGGACCtagttaggcagtggtggcacacgtctttaatctcagcactcgagaggcagaggcaggtggatccatgtgagttccaggacagcctggtctacagagtgagttccaggacagccagggctacacagagaaaatgtttcaagaaacaaaaacaaataaaaaattggggCCCAAGGAGATTCACTGACTCCTCCAAGATTGTACATGAACTTGTAAGAGTTCTCTGACCGCCTCGTTCCCGCCCTGTGTCCTCTCACTAGCCTTCAGCTCTGTTGTACACAGAACCTGGCTAAGTCCAGATGGTATGTGTACATATTACACACGACCGTGAAAGGAAGACGgatatgaatgtgtgcacacaccaggCTGGCTGTGTCAGAGACCAGCCGCCATCTCCCGTAGGTCAGACAGGGTCCTGAGGAGCTGGGCGTCCTTGGAAAGCAGGTGCTGTGCAGTGTGGAGAGGGTGCAGAAGGCCAGCAGCAGTGCCGTGTGCACTTGCCTGGTGCCGTGTGCACTTGCCTGGTGCCGAGGCTGGCGGCCACTGGTTCGTTATTTGCACAGCCTGCAGGGAACACCACCTGGGGCgggaagagagcagagagagagtcaGCTGGACCTTGAAAAAGGAGAGTAATTCTTCCAAAGAGCAGCACTGTCTGCCCGCCAGTTTAAGCAAAAGGAAGAGCCTAGAGTCTGAAGACGAGAAGAAAGGCATTTGCTGTGGCCTGCACAGATGGGCAGCAGAGAGGGACGGGGTGCATCTAGATTGTGTGGGTGGCTCTTCTAAGAAGGAAGGGATGGGGTAACACCTGACAGGCATTTTCCTTGAGAAAGAACCTGGTCCAGTGTACAGCATGGCATCTTTCCCACCCATCACGCCTGGCTCCTCAGCAGTCAGTTCTCCCTGGTCCACACTCCCCGAGCCATCTTGCCTCTGCTCCTGGCCATCTGAAGAGCAGTCTCTCTTGCCTCTCTCACAGGGAGCTCTGTCCAGCAGATTGGCCTCAGTGTTCCTGTCATCATCATCAAACAAGAGGAGGCCTGCCAGTGCCAGTGTGCTTGCCGGGACTCTGCGAAGGAGAAGGAGCGGGCGGCCAGCAGAAGAAAAGGctactcctccccaccccctccagagCTGAACCCCCAGCCTCCTGACGGGCCCAGCCTTCAGTTACCGCCCTAGacgtctccctccccctcccccctcctcctcctccaccggACCCTCTTCCTGTGAGCAAAGCAGACAGGCTGAGGCTCCTCAGACCCTCTGAAATGTTAAGTGCCATGGATGTGTCAAAGTTCCTGTCCTTTCAGAGCCTGGACACCCGTCCAATCCAGTTCACAGTGAAGCACTACTGCTGGGGTAGAGAAGACGGGCCTGGCCAGCAGCGTCGCCCGGGGAAGGGCCTGCGTGCGCGCCCCTCCAGGAACAGGGTGAGCAGGAAGTATCGGGTGTGATGCTGCCGTCATGGGGTCAGAAATTGGAAGGATGAAGAAATCTCCATCTGAAAGCCTCACCTTTCAGACATATTTTCTTTACTCATATCCCAGGAACATCCATTTTAAGGAACTGATCTttggaggaaaacaaaaaaaaaaaaagaaaaaaaaaagctaagttaTAAGTGAACTGTCTGGCTGCACTGTATGTCACTTTTGCTTATTGTTATGTGAACTTGGAAATTAAGGTTACTGGTATGCATAAAAGTTCTAAATGAAAGGGTGTGGTTTCCATCAATTTGGTACTGCCCATCATTTGCACTGGGGTCCTTGTGGATTGGGCAGGAGAGGTCAGTTGCTGGTGTTGCTCCCCGGCGTTTTAATCTGAGGCAGCACACCTGTCTGGAGGGCCAGAGCACCGCTTCTGTGGAAGCGGTCGTGGCTAGGGCAGGTGTGAGTTGTGAGCTAGACAGGGGGGCACTGTTTGGTTGTTGGTGCTTTGTTTCTGTGGAGCTCGGAGTAGTAGATGCAGAGGGGCCTGTCCTGTGTCCTGCTCAATCCAAACGGGCAGCTTCAAGGCCCCTGGCCATAGTGATGACGTGCTTGTGCAGGGCCCTGAGGCAGTTGTTGACAGCTCTTTTGATACTGTGCTAGAGCTGGCTCTAGCCCCAGTCTTTGCCTTCTTGGCTCTTTCCATTTCTCAGTGCGTGTCAGGGCCGGAAGCTTGGAGTGCATCTGTCCTGAGGAAGCACCTATTTTATCCTAAAGTGAACACAAGGCTTCTGGCCAGTGGCTGCCAGGGTCTGGCTGCCTTTGCTGGTGTTCTATTCCTCAGAGCAGAAGGGCTGCTTCTCCAGAGCAGGTACAGATCTAAGGGAGTTGGACGAAGCAGCCGGTGGTACCCAGTTCTAGCCGGGCTTTTGGTTATTCCCTCCCATCTCCATCCCTCACATCTCTAGATTTTGCATATAGCCTTGTACAGTGCAAACAAGGATGTGATttctaaacaaaaaggaataaaaaactaAAACGATGATCTTCTACTCAGggtaaaacaaaaaattcccCTTCCACCAAAAAGCCTGAAGCTGGAAGTCAGTTACCTCATTTGGAATGTTTCATTAAGTTGTGttataggattttttttatttgtgtatagagTTATatccatctgcctgcctttggTTCCAGGTTACTGCCTCTTCAGATATAAGTACAATCCATAGGAGAATGGGAGTTGCTGTCCTTCGGCTGTTTAATGTGGCCATTGGTGCTTGGGAAGCTCAGTGGCTAGCTGGGCCCAGGGTCTGAAGGAGGTCTCTGTCTCCTGCAAGGAGCAAGGTCCAGTGTCCAAACAAGACAAGAGAGTTGCATAGGTTACCCTCCCGCTGCCTGGGCCTTTCCTCAGAGCCAGCCAGGATGGTGTCCTTTTAGAAGGCTCTGGTCTAAAGGCAAGATATTTAGGGACAGTTGACCAAGAGAGTCATGGCAGAGTCATGAGGAGAAATGGGCGCAGCTGATTTCCCATTCCAGGAGCTGACTGAGAGCATGAACTTCTCATTGACATTCTACGTGCCCTCTCCCCAAATGGCTGGTAGGTTTGGGCAACCGTAGGCCTCAGCAGAAATCCGTAAGATAGGAAGAGTCCTTTGTTAGACCTCCCTGGGGAACCAGCTGCTTGGGTGCAGGTTGTCTTCGGCTGTCTCTAGGACTTGCACCCACAGGAAGTGAGCTTTGCACTCAGGCCCTTGCTCTTTTTAACCTCTGAGGAGAGCAGTGAATGGTACCCTAGGGTGATGGCCTGGGATTCTGGTTCGCTGGGAGCTGACATAGGAAACAGGAGCCATGGGGGAATGTGTGAAAGGTTTGAATGGTTTATATATGGCTTCTTGGTTAGCTAGGGCTGTGCTCTTAATGGTCCCTTCCTGGGTCATTGGCTTTTCACTCTCCACAGTTGAGGGGTGTAGAAGAAGCATTTAAGCAGTGTTGAGGCTGACGTGTTTCCAGTTGAAGGAGTTAAGTATTTGTCTTTGTGTGACTGTAGAACACAAGACTCAGATCTAACTAGCTTTTGGAAATTGAGGAATGTGTTTAAAATCAGGAGTTGTGCGGGGCCAGGTGTACTCCACCGGGTAGACAGGCTTTCCTTCCGTGCTGTTCCAGCTCTCCCCTCATCCTCCTGCAAGCCCAGCCTCTAATGTCAAGGACCTCAGAGAAGAGGGAGCCCCATGGCTAAACCAGAGCCAGAAAGACCTTCATGGAGAGTGGTTTCTCAGGGGAATGAACTTAGGGTAAGGCTAAGAAGAGAGACTTCTGACAGATGGATTTAAGCCTTTTCTGCCTCCCATGGCAGCCTTCACCATTGTGACCCTGTAGACCATACTTGGGTCACCACTGGCATCTCCAGGTTAGCCCCTTCCAAGAGGCTGGTTCACGACAAGACTGGAGAGtggagctggtggtcctggaggTGGCCAGGCAATCTTGGTCCCACCAAACTGCCTTATAAATGTGGCCCTTCCCAGACAGGAGGGCAAGGCCGAAGGAAGGTGGCTCAGTCTCCTTGACAGGGTCTTGGCCAAGCTCATGGGGCAGCACTAGCTTGGTGACTGGAGTAGTGTCGTTCATTGACTTTGACTCCAGTTTAGAAGATCATGGTACAATGCCAAGGAGAGGCCTTTGCGATGTGGGGACCTCTCTAGGTAGAAGGCAAGGGGGCTTCCTTTCCCTTCCAGAGAGTCAGTACATGGGAAAAGGTGGTTTTCCAAGCCAGGGCAGTGGACTGATGGGTAATGGAGGTAGATGAGGTTTTCCTGAGGCTTTGTATGATGCTGAATGTGTCCAGAGGGACAAATTTGCAGAACCTCATATTGGtatattaaagaaataataaaataaaaagcactttAGGTTACTTTGTCTTTAACCCAATTGCTGCAAtttctgttgtgtgtgtatatatatacatatatatactttccacaaagttttattttttgctCAGAATAAAGTTGAGGTGTGAAAAGAAAGCACTTACTTCGGTGCAATATATGCGTAGCTTGACAGTCGCTATCCCATGTGGCCCTGGCCCGCCCGGCCTGTTTTTCTGCTCCCTCAGCACTGTGCTGAAGCTGTCCATAGGGAAACACTATCGTGCATCTCAGCAGCTGCTCATCTATGCAAGCCTTCCCTGTGTGTCCCGGGCGCCCCCTCAGGCCCTCCGAGGAACTGCTGCAGCTGTTTCCTTCTGACTGTTGAGCCCCCTTTCTGCCACTTCCCCGCCCCCCTGCTCTTTCCCCTCTTCACCATGACAAAATGATTCCCAGAAGGGACAGGCTGTTcccaggtaaaaacctggcaccTTCTAGACTTCCATATTTGTAATCCCATCCATTGACAGTGATGGCTTCTCCAGTGTCGCTGAACTATTGATTTGTAGAACTGCACCACAATTGCTAgtctacagctttttttttcttttaacaccCCAAATCAGAAACATGTTGGAAGAAAGGAGTGGGCAATACAAACCATTTCTGTACTGCTCTCTGCATGTCCTGTTGGTTCAAAGCAGACTGCCAGGATTCACCAAATCCAGTAATAAAGACGCTAATAACCTCCCTCACGGGCTCCCACCTAATCTTAAATTCCCAGCTGCAGACTAGAGGCATTTTAAGTATACTTCAGCCAGAGCAAGATTTCCACAGAGGCAGTATGCAAGTGGTTCTGCTGCGACACAGATGGGAAACTGTCCATCTCTTATTTGAGGTGGAAGAGGTTCAGACACAAAGCCAGATGATCCATATTTCTGATTGGTCAATCTGTTGGGCCTGTTTCTGGCATATTCTTGGGGCAAAGATAAAAGGGTCTCATCTCTTATGCCTCTGCTTATGGGGAGGACGATCTTTAGCCTGGGCATTTCTCACATTATTCCTGGTTGGTGGCAAGAGGGTGTCTCAGTCTGCACTAAAAATGCAAGTTACTGGATCTGTCAAGGTATATTACAGTTCAAGCTTTTTCTAGAAGTGGGATTTAAAAACCATGCACTGCTCCCTTGGTAGTGGCCTACTGGGCCAAAAATAAGTGATAATGTCATGTCACTTTCTCAACTCAATgcagtttctaatttttttttacaggaaaTTTTTTCGTAAAACTTTTTTTCCACCAAAACCTAGGGTGTTTTTGCAGTATCCTTATTGCCCTCGTGGTGCCAAGTCAGAGGCTCGTCTGTCCTGGCCTCTGAGTTCTCAGGCCTCCCAAGGGCTGTTGGACTCAACAGTCTGCATCTTCTGTTGTACTTTGGAGAAAATGTCACTGAGGTTGGAGTTCCAGGCAACTGTTCCCTTTTCCTGTGAACTCACCCCTAGTTCCAGTTTGGGAGGGTAGCTGGACACAGGCTAGTCTGGCTATCTGGCTCAGACCAAGCCAGAAAAGGCCACAAATTCTCTTTTCTAACACACACTAATCATTGGCCAGTGGTCTTGGTGACAAGTTTTTAAGTCCCAAATACTTTTATTTGGATTATGTGAAAGTAtcaaatttatttaaatgtaaaacatgGAACAACGGACTTCACTGAGCGATATGAAAACGTTACAGGTTCAGTACTTCCAAAGGAAGAAACTTCCAAAcccaaaaaagaataaatacGAATTTGTATTTTTGAAGAATGTGAAATAATGGTGTTTGCTTAATTGCTCATTTTGTATAAACTTAATATTGTACTTTAAAATATCTGCTATGAAGTGAAAATTTAACTTTTTGGAATTGAAAAAGCAATATTAAATACTAATGAAATCTTAATTAAATGCTTATTTAAATCTGGTAGTACCTGTGCATTACTTCCCACCCTTGTTCCTGGTTGACATTCTTTCCCGACTCCCCGCTCCCCAACCATCAAGTCTTGGAGGGGGGACAGAAAGGAAAGGTCCGTCACCAGTTGTCTACAGGTTTCCTTTTAATCAAGACTCTGCTGAAGTGTTTTGTGGGGCCGAGAGCCCCCAAAGCATGAAATGAACAAGTAATACCACCTGGAACCCCCAAAGCAGGCCAGACCACTCTGGCCAGCACTGCTGGCCTGCCCGAATCCGAGTACTCAAGACTGGATATTCGTTGGctacatttccaaacacagtacTGCCTTCAGCCAGGACGACGTGGGAGTGAACCCAGCTGCTTGCAAAGTTGCCATCCCAGGCTGAGGGCCAAGTACCAGCAACTGCCAGTGAAGACTGGCCCCTTAGTGAGGGGAGTTGGTCAGAGTCCAGCCACCGGCCCTGGAAGAGTACAGAAGTCAGGGTGCCCGGCTAGGAAATGGTCAAGGCTCCGCAGCTCCATCGCCAGCATCCTTTGGAAGGCCACCTCTGGGGGATACAGCGGGCTGGGGCGGCGCTCCGGACTTGGCTGAACCGTTCTAGTTGGAAcagaaggggggtgggggggtggatgaGTCTGGGAGGAAAGGCCTTAGGTTAGGCCCTGCAAGGATAAGTCCACTTGGCATCTCGACAATACCGTACTTTTTCAAAAACCTCCCCCAGATCAAAGGAGGTTAAGTGTAGAGCGGTGGGGATGCTCTTCCACCCCCCTTCTGGGGCGGGGGCGAGTCTGGCCAGTGTAGTCAGTGGGCACACCCCACCTCCCAGGCCCAGCCCGGAGTGGGCACTGACCCCGCCACCAGCCGGCTCCGGACGCCGGCGGCCAAGCTGCCGCAGCATCTCCTCACAGGCGGCGATGGTGTCCAGgagctgccgctgccgctgctccACGGCGTCCAGCAGCTGCTGGGCGCGCTCATCCCGGGGCGGCTGCGGGGGTGGCCTCCCGCCGAGCCCCAGCCCCGCCTTCCCACGGTCCACGCCGGCAGCCTCCCTGCCCGGGAGAGAGACGGCGTCAGGGCCGGCGCTGGNNNNNNNNNNNNNNNNNNNNNNNNNNNNNNNNNNNNNNNNNNNNNNNNNNNNNNNNNNNNNNNNNNNNNNNNNNNNNNNNNNNNNNNNNNNNNNNNNNNNNNNNNNNNNNNNNNNNNNNNNNNNNNNNNNNNNNNNNNNNNNNNNNNNNNNNNNNNNNNNNNNNNNNNNNNNNNNNNN containing:
- the C2H1orf122 gene encoding uncharacterized protein C1orf122 homolog; the protein is MSALSVVDGAWHALSAPNTFPVPDSSVSQDKPLPHSAPQSPKPVTGNPSRGAAPSGAGAGPDAVSLPGREAAGVDRGKAGLGLGGRPPPQPPRDERAQQLLDAVEQRQRQLLDTIAACEEMLRQLGRRRPEPAGGGNGSAKSGAPPQPAVSPRGGLPKDAGDGAAEP